Proteins encoded within one genomic window of Flavobacterium oreochromis:
- a CDS encoding DUF1569 domain-containing protein produces the protein MKNIFIPSDNEELICRIEKLTPESEALWGNMSVDQMMKHCIAPIDVATGDLVLKIPFIMQLFGRIIKKKVLNNEFKHNSPTAPQFIFKEKYDFEKTKSELIKKTRKFQDGIQIIKLNTHPFWGKLSNQDWNKLQWNHLDHHLRQFGV, from the coding sequence ATGAAAAACATCTTTATACCATCCGACAATGAAGAATTAATATGTCGAATTGAAAAATTAACCCCTGAAAGTGAAGCTTTATGGGGTAACATGAGTGTTGATCAAATGATGAAACATTGTATTGCTCCAATAGATGTTGCTACTGGCGATTTAGTCTTAAAAATACCTTTTATAATGCAATTATTTGGACGAATAATTAAAAAAAAGGTATTAAATAATGAATTTAAACACAATAGCCCTACGGCTCCTCAATTTATTTTTAAAGAAAAATACGATTTTGAAAAAACAAAATCCGAATTGATTAAAAAAACACGAAAATTTCAAGACGGAATCCAGATTATCAAACTCAATACTCATCCTTTTTGGGGCAAATTATCTAATCAGGATTGGAATAAACTTCAATGGAATCATTTAGATCATCATTTACGACAATTTGGAGTTTAA
- a CDS encoding GNAT family N-acetyltransferase: MLSKKKGTIFFCLANNQVVGTVAMIKTNSNTYELAKMAVDKNFQGMKLSSLLMNACIDYAISQKAKKIFLLSSTKLIPALNLYRKFNFIEVPLEETDYVRADIQMELYL; the protein is encoded by the coding sequence ATATTATCCAAAAAAAAGGGTACAATCTTCTTTTGTTTAGCTAACAATCAAGTTGTAGGAACTGTAGCAATGATCAAAACAAATTCTAATACTTATGAATTAGCTAAAATGGCTGTAGATAAGAATTTTCAAGGTATGAAATTAAGTTCCTTATTAATGAATGCTTGCATTGATTATGCTATTTCTCAAAAAGCAAAGAAAATATTTCTTTTATCAAGTACGAAACTAATTCCCGCTCTTAACTTATACCGTAAATTTAATTTTATCGAAGTCCCTTTAGAAGAGACTGATTATGTAAGAGCTGACATACAAATGGAACTATATTTATAA
- a CDS encoding class I SAM-dependent methyltransferase: protein MKKADYLEINKKTWNEKTIVHINSDFYDNNAFLKGKSTLNNIELNLLGNIQNKNILHLQCHFGQDSMSLQRMGAQVTGIDLSDKAIETAQKLNTQLGLNTQFICCDVYDTPNHIKKKFDLVFTSYGTIGWLPDLDKWANIIAHLLKPNGKLVFVEFHPFVWMFDNDFKKIIYNYFNVETIIEEEKGTYGNRNSNIETKTISWNHPTSEVLNSLIKNGFQINSFEEYDYSPYNCFNQTEEFEKGKFRIKHLENKIPMVFSLTATKI, encoded by the coding sequence ATGAAAAAAGCAGACTACTTAGAAATAAACAAGAAAACTTGGAACGAAAAAACCATTGTACACATCAACTCTGATTTTTACGACAATAATGCTTTTTTAAAAGGTAAATCAACATTAAATAATATTGAATTAAATCTATTAGGTAATATTCAAAATAAAAACATTTTACATTTACAGTGTCATTTCGGACAAGATTCAATGTCTTTACAACGTATGGGAGCACAAGTAACAGGTATTGATTTATCCGATAAAGCAATCGAAACTGCTCAAAAATTAAATACTCAATTAGGACTAAATACTCAATTCATTTGTTGCGATGTTTATGATACTCCTAATCATATAAAGAAAAAATTTGATTTAGTTTTTACTAGTTACGGAACCATTGGCTGGTTACCAGATTTAGATAAGTGGGCAAATATTATAGCCCATTTATTAAAACCTAATGGTAAATTAGTTTTTGTAGAATTCCACCCATTTGTCTGGATGTTTGACAATGATTTTAAAAAAATAATTTATAATTATTTTAATGTAGAAACTATTATAGAAGAAGAAAAAGGAACCTATGGAAATCGTAATTCAAATATAGAAACTAAAACTATATCATGGAACCATCCAACCTCAGAGGTTTTAAATTCACTAATCAAAAATGGTTTTCAAATTAATTCTTTTGAGGAATATGACTACTCCCCTTATAACTGCTTTAATCAAACAGAAGAATTTGAAAAAGGTAAGTTCAGAATTAAACATTTAGAAAATAAAATTCCTATGGTATTCAGTTTAACTGCTACCAAAATATAA